A genomic segment from Enoplosus armatus isolate fEnoArm2 chromosome 12, fEnoArm2.hap1, whole genome shotgun sequence encodes:
- the abcg8 gene encoding ATP-binding cassette sub-family G member 8 has protein sequence MDTDPGLNHTNGSSQHQDTKLFSSEEDSSLYFTYSGGCNELEVNNLHYEVDTAAQIPWYERLSEFKLPWEMKGNKQTAINKLSLRVRSGQMLAVIGSSGCGKTSLLDIITCRDEGGTMTSGQVLINGKPNTPQLVKKSIAHVRQDDRLLPHLTVRETLIFVAKLRLPTHFTQAQRDQRVDDVIAELRLRQCAQTRVGNDYVRGVSGGERRRVSIAVQLLWNPGILILDEPTSGLDSFTAHNLVITLSRLARGNRLVLLSVHQPRSDIFQLFDLVVLLSSGSAVYCGAARDMVPYFTALGYPCPRYCNPSDFYVDLISIDRRSPEQEAECLQRATVLSEQFMEKVRDTDDHMWKPAVTDAAQTQTESPQQLSRVKGEEVITISKQRTRRPGRLHQFTILIRRHMYNDFRDLVTLLVHGFEALLMSLLVGCLYYGAGEERLSIQDTVALLYMIGALTPFAVVLDVIAKCHTERAMLYHELEDGMYSVTSYFFAKVLGELPEHCVFTLVYGLPIYWLAGLNEAPERFLLNFLLVWLMVYCSRAMALFVAASLPTLQTSAFMGNALFTVFYLTGGFVISLENMWLVASWFSHASFMRWGFEGMLQVQFRGNKYPVTISNITISVDGIHVVEAMNMNQYPLYSCYLVLLAVCLVFMALYYLSLKFIKQKSSQDW, from the exons ATGGACACAGACCCTGGCCTCAATCATACAAACGGCTCCTCACAG CATCAAGACACCAAGTTGTTCTCGTCTGAAGAAGACAGCAGTCTCTACTTCACCTACAGTGGAGGGTGCAACGAGCTGGAGGTCAACAACCTGCACTATGAG GTGGACACAGCGGCTCAGATCCCCTGGTATGAGAGGTTGTCAGAGTTCAAGTTGCCGTGGGAGATGAAAGGAAACAAGCAGACAGCCATCAACAAGCTCAGCCTCCGAGTCCGCAGCGGACAGATGCTGGCCGTCATTGGCAGctcag GTTGTGGTAAAACATCTTTGCTGGACATAATAACATGTCGCGATGAGGGCGGCACAATGACGTCCGGTCAGGTTCTGATCAACGGGAAGCCCAACACGCCCCAGCTGGTGAAGAAGAGCATCGCTCATGTCCGCCAGGACGACCGCCTTCTCCCTCATCTCACCGTCCGCGAAACTCTCATCTTTGTTGCCAAACTGAGGCTCCCCACCCACTTCACACAGGCTCAGAGGGACCAGAGG GTGGATGATGTCATCGCAGAGCTGCGGCTGCGACAGTGCGCTCAGACCAGGGTGGGAAACGACTACGTGAGGGGTGtttctggaggagagaggaggagagtcagTATAGCTGTCCAACTCCTCTGGAACCCCG GTATTTTGATCCTGGACGAGCCCACGTCAGGTTTGGACAGCTTCACAGCCCACAACCTGGTGATCACACTGTCCCGCCTGGCCCGGGGGAACCGCCTGGTCCTGCTGTCGGTCCACCAGCCTCGGTCAGATATCTTCCAGCTCTTCGACCTCGTCGTCCTGCTGTCGTCCGGTTCAGCCGTTTACTGCGGCGCCGCTCGTGACATGGTGCCTTACTTCACTGCCCTGGGATACCCCTGCCCACGATACTGCAACCCTTCTGACTTCTatg ttgATCTGATCAGTATAGACCGGCGCAGTCCAGAGCAAGAGGCCGAGTGTTTGCAGCGGGCCACAGTTCTGTCTGAGCAGTTCATGGAAAAGGTCCGAGACACAGACGATCACATGTGGAAACCAGCTGTGACCGAcgcagcacagacacaaactgaaag CCCTCAGCAGCTGAGCAGGGTGAAGGGAGAGGAAGTCATCACTATTTCCAAGCAAAGAACCAGACGTCCTGGCAGACTACACCAGTTTACGATCCTCATCAG GCGTCACATGTATAATGACTTCAGAGACCTGGTCACCTTATTGGTCCACGGCTTCGAGGCCCTCCTCATGTCACTGCTGGTCGGTTGTCTCTACTACGGGGCAGGAGAAGAGCGTCTGTCCATTCAGGACACAGTGGCCCTCCTCTACATGATCGGAGCTCTCACCCCATTCGCTGTAGTGCTGGACGTCATAGCTAAAT GTCACACAGAGAGAGCCATGCTGTACCACGAGCTGGAGGACGGCATGTACTCCGTCACCTCCTACTTCTTCGCCAAG GTCCTGGGGGAGTTACCAGAGCACTGTGTGTTCACCTTGGTGTACGGCCTGCCCATCTATTGGCTGGCCGGGCTTAACGAGGCTCCGGAGCGTTTCCTGCTCAACTTCCTGCTGGTGTGGCTGATGGTTTACTGCAGCAGAGCCATGGCTCTGTTTGTAGCTGCTTCGCTGCCCACCCTGCAGACCTCAGCCTTCATGGGCAACGCCTTGTTCACCGTCTTCTATTTGACTGGAGGTTTTGTCATCAGCCTGGAGAATATGTGGCTTG TGGCCTCGTGGTTCTCTCACGCCTCCTTCATGCGTTGGGGTTTTGAGGGCATGCTGCAGGTGCAGTTCAGAGGCAACAAGTACCCCGTCACCATCAGTAACATCACCATCAGTGTTGACGGCATACAC GTGGTGGAGGCCATGAACATGAACCAGTACCCTCTGTACTCATGCTATCTGGTCCTGCTAGCAGTCTGCCTGGTCTTCATGGCACTCTATTACTTGTCTCTAAAATTCATCAAGCAGAAGTCCAGTCAAGACTGGTGA
- the abcg5 gene encoding ATP-binding cassette sub-family G member 5 produces the protein MDRFYSMQAVEPENGTKVKESFKFVSEVKRDGEEERSEPSCCLSVSKISYTVSERVGPWWDLPSYRTRWNRQILNDVSFHVDSGQIMGILGNSGSGKTTLLDAISGRIGNRGTLLGEIFINGRKIKREEYQDCFSYVLQSDNLLSYLTVEETLTYTAQLALRKHSAEAIKKKVSAVMAELSLSHVAHSVIGGRVFPGISGGERRRVSIASQLLQDPRVILLDEPTTGLDSMTANQIVVLLAEMARRNRIVIVTIHQPRSELFRVFSRIAIMSRGELVFCGQPEEMVDFFSQCGYECPEYCNPFDIYVDFTSVDTRNSEREAATFSRMHEITSSYQRSAIYQGMLGKIEQSLQWAEKPAIPFKSKESPSGAAKLEVLLRRTARNLSRDRMGVLMRLSQNLIYGLFVAFFVMHLDNDVNKGAVQDRIGIIYQSIGASPYTGMLNAVALFPALRAISDQESQDGLYSKCQMFLAYIFHILPFSILGVFIFTSFLYWTVGMHPDSLRFLCFSAVVLVPHIIGELLTVVLLGVVQDPNMVNTGVALLNIAGILVGSGFLRSTQQMPVVFKWLSYLTFQKYSCELLIVTEFQGLNFTCNNSKPLAGACLITQGNQIIDEGYPGALSRYTLDFVLLYSFLPALLLLGMISFKIRDKLVRH, from the exons ATGGACAGATTTTATTCCATGCAGGCGGTGGAGCCAGAGAATGGGACCAAAGTTAAAGAGTCCTTCAAGTTTGTGTCGGAGGTGAAGAGGGACGGTGAAGAGGAGCGATCAGAGCCCTCCTGCTGTCTCAGCGTCAGCAAGATCTCCTACACAGTCAG tgaGCGCGTGGGTCCGTGGTGGGACTTACCCTCCTACAGGACGCGATGGAATCGTCAGATCCTCAATGATGTCTCCTTCCACGTAGACAGCGGGCAGATCATGGGCATACTGGGCAATTCAG GCTCAGGAAAGACCACATTGTTGGATGCCATCTCAGGGAGGATTGGAAACCGTGGTACACTGTTGGGTGAGATCTTCATTAACGGCAGGAAAATTAAGAGAGAAGAGTATCAGGACTGCTTCTCCTATGTACTGCAG agTGATAACTTGTTGAGTTATCTGACAGTGGAGGAGACTCTGACCTACACAGCCCAGCTGGCCCTGCGGAAACACTCGGCCGAAGCTATCAAGAAGAAG GTGTCGGCGGTGATGGCCGAGCTGAGTCTGAGTCACGTGGCCCACAGTGTGATTGGAGGTCGTGTTTTCCCAGGGATCTCtgggggtgagaggaggagggtctCCATAGCCAGCCAGCTACTTCAGGACCCAA GGGTGATCCTATTGGACGAGCCCACCACTGGCCTGGACAGCATGACCGCCAATCAGATCGTGGTGCTGCTGGCAGAGATGGCCAGGAGGAACCGTATCGTCATAGTAACCATCCACCAACCACGCTCCGAACTCTTCAGG gtGTTCAGCAGGATAGCTATAATGAGCCGTGGAGAGCTGGTGTTCTGTGGGCAGCCAGAAGAGATGGTGGACTTCTTCAGCCAATGTGGATATGAGTGTCCAGAGTACTGCAACCCCTTTGACATCTATG TTGACTTCACCTCAGTGGACACACGCAACAGCGAGAGGGAGGCAGCCACCTTCAGTCGCATGCATGAGATCACTTCATCCTATCAGAGGTCTGCCATCTACCAGGGGATGTTGGGAAAAATAGAACAGAGCCTGCAGTGGGCAGAAAAGCCAGCCATCCCCTTTAAGAGCAAAGAGTCACCCAGCGGTGCAGCCAAACTTGAAGTTCTGCTCAG GCGGACGGCAAGAAACCTGTCCAGGGACAGGATGGGTGTTCTGATGCGTCTGTCCCAGAACCTGATCTACGGCCTCTTTGTGGCCTTCTTCGTGATGCATTTAGACAACGACGTCAACAAGGGAGCTGTGCAAGACCGCATCGGCATCATCTATCAGAGCATTGGTGCTTCACCCTACACTGGCATGCTGAACGCTGTAGCTCTCT TCCCGGCGTTGCGAGCCATCAGTGATCAGGAGAGTCAGGATGgtctttacagtaaatgtcaaatgtttttggCCTACATCTTCCACATCCTGCCCTTCAGCATCCTGGGTGTTTTCATCTTCACCTCCTTCCTTTACTG GACGGTGGGGATGCACCCTGACAGCCTGCGcttcctgtgtttctctgctgtggtCCTGGTGCCACATATCATAG gtGAGTTGCTGACTGTGGTGCTATTAGGAGTGGTCCAAGACCCTAACATGGTCAACACTGGAGTGGCGCTGCTCAATATTGCAGGGATCTTGGTAGGATCTGGCTTCCTAAG AAGCACTCAGCAGATGCCAGTGGTCTTCAAGTGGCTCAGCTACCTGACCTTCCAGAAGTACAGCTGTGAGCTGCTCATAGTCACAGAGTTCCAAGGACTCAACTTCACATGCA ATAATTCCAAACCTTTGGCGGGAGCCTGTCTGATCACACAAGGCAATCAGATTATTGATGAAGGCTATCCTGGTGCTCTGTCCCGATACACACTAGACTTTGTTCTCCTCTACTCCTTCCTGCCGGCCCTCCTGCTGTTGGGCATGATCAGCTTCAAGATCAGAGACAAGCTTGTACGtcattaa
- the dync2li1 gene encoding cytoplasmic dynein 2 light intermediate chain 1 has protein sequence MQKISSDTLWEQAAAEVRGGETEGGEEDGGEAVSERSVFLMGSKAGGKTSILLRCLDRDEPSKPTLALEYTFGRRARGHNTPKDIAHLWELGGGISLSDLVQIPITPASIRSLSVILILDLSKPNTLWGTMEKLLQAAQAQLEKVSSQAQQAQKTKPGAKHQTPVHSAARVLPKDYPDRELISPFPVPLLIIGSKYDIFQELDSEKRKVVSKTLRFVAHYYAASLIFTNIKSESLMSKTKSFFSHLAFGLDRGKTMSCDSTKPLVIPAGSDSFSQIGSPPTTDVDITSLHAKNPKDLWKKVYERVFPQENTSEQRELKDPAKDPQYSEPQIDAMRAQKDQELEQYKKNAAKSWKGLELET, from the exons ATGCAAAAAATAAG CTCGGACACGCTATGGGAGCAGGCTGCGGCGGAGGTCCGCGGTGGGGAGACTGAAGGTggggaggaggacggaggggaGGCGGTCAGTGAGAGGAGCGTGTTTCTGATGGGGAGCAAGGCTGGG ggtaAAACGTCCATTCTCCTCAGATGCCTCGACAG GGATGAACCATCCAAGCCAACTCTGGCGCTGGAGTACACTTTCGGCAGACGGGCCAGAGGACACAACACA CCCAAAGACATAGCCCACCTGTGGGAGCTGGGGGGAGGGATCTCTTtgtcagacctggtccagatcCCCATCACTCCTGCCAGCATCAG gtctctctctgtcatcctcaTCCTGGACCTGTCTAAACCCAACACCCTGTGGGGAACTatggagaagctgctgcaggcagCACAAGCTCAGTTAGAGAAAGTCTCTTCCCAGGCACAACAAGCACAGAAGACCAAACCTGGAGCCAAGCACCAGACACCTGTCCACTCAGCAGCACGCGTCCTACCAAAAGACTATCCT GACAGAGAGCTGATCAGTCCCTTTCCTGTTCCTCTGCTCATCATTGGCAGCAAATATGACATCTTTCAG GAACTTGACTCAGAGAAGAGGAAAGTGGTTAGTAAAACACTGCGTTTTGTTGCCCACTATTATGCAGCCTCTCTTATC TTCACTAACATCAAGTCGGAGAGTCTCATGTCAAAAACCAAGAGCTTCTTCTCCCACCTGGCTTTTGGTCTGgacagagg GAAAACGATGTCCTGTGACTCCACCAAGCCTCTCGTCATTCCAGCAGGCTCGGACTCCTTCAGCCAGATAG GTTCCCCTCCTACTACTGATGTGGACATTACTTCTCTGCATGCCAAAAACCCAAAGGACCTCTGGAAGAAAGTCTACGAGCGTGTCTTCCCCCAAGAG AATACCAGTGAGCAGAGGGAACTAAAGGATCCAGCCAAAGACCCACAGTACAGTGAGCCTCAGATTGATGCCATGAGAGCCCAGAAAGACCAG GAGTTGGAGCAGTATAAGAAGAATGCAGCTAAGTCATGGAAAGGACTGGAGCTGGAGACATGA
- the lyrm7 gene encoding complex III assembly factor LYRM7, protein MGTRLKVLNVFKTLHRTRLAVFKHDDTALTAARLKINEEFRKNKNETSEENIKKMIKMGSDVEAVLRETVMQMEHVGKNKLLLRPRESLLLENVPYCDQPRKKS, encoded by the exons ATGGGCACTCGTTTGAAG GTCCTGAACGTGTTTAAAACGCTGCACAGAACAAGGCTGGCTGTATTCAAACATGATGACACAGCACTGACAG CTGCAAGATTAAAGATCAATGAGGAGTTccggaaaaacaaaaatgaaacgtCGGAAGAAAACATTAAGAAG ATGATAAAAATGGGCTCAGATGTGGAAGCTGTTCTTCGAGAGACTGTGATGCAAATGGAACATGTAGGAAAAAATAAGCTCt tgcTTCGACCCAGAGAGAGCCTTCTGCTAGAAAATGTACCCTATTGTGACCAGCCCAGGAAAAAGTCATAA
- the hint1 gene encoding adenosine 5'-monophosphoramidase HINT1: protein MADETAKAQAAKPGGDTIFGKIVRKEIPANIIYEDDLCVAFPDVAPQAPTHILVVPKKPIVQLSQAEDGDAALLGHLMIVAKKCAQEAGLSKGFRIVINDGPDGGQSVYHIHIHVLGGRGMGWPPG from the exons ATGGCTGATGAAACGGCTAAAGCGCAGGCTGCCAAGCCGGGCGGAGACACAATATTTGGAAAAATCGTACGCAAAGAGATTCCTGCCAACATTATCTATGAAGATGACCTG tgtgtagCCTTCCCTGATGTTGCTCCTCAAGCTCCCACTCATATCCTCGTCGTCCCAAAAAAGCCAATTGTTCAACTGTCACAAGCGGAGGATGGTGATGCTGCA tTGTTGGGCCACTTGATGATAGTTGCAAAGAAGTGTGCTCAAGAGGCGGGCCTGTCTAAAGGCTTCAGGATTGTCATCAATGATGGGCCGGATGGAGGCCAGTCTGTCTACCACATCCACATCCACGTCCTGGGTGGACGTGGGATGGGGTGGCCTCCCGGCTAA